In the Pedobacter cryoconitis genome, ACATTGCAACTCCTTACAGATTTTGATATCCTCTTTCATGAGTTCAAATTCCAGTGCCGAATACAGAAAGTCCCCGCCACGTGGCCTGATGATTGGAAAAACTTCTATTGCAAGCAATTGTTTGGCCAGCTTAATTTCCGCATAACTTGGCGTAGTACCACCCTCAGTCAGGCTGGCACATAACTCTACCCGTTTTGCCCCTCCAATTTGCGCCTCCAGTGCAGAACTTACCGAGTTGGCGCAAACTTCCATTTCAATCATAGCTGTCAATTTTAATAATAACTTTTTCCAGGAATTAACAGGTCTTTGTTTTCAGCATTACAAACCGCAAAACTGAATCCTTTTTGAATCGCATAGGCGCCGTATTGTCCTTTTTTATTCAAGGCTAAAAAGCCGACCTGGATTTCTTTAGCTTTTGCTGGTTTCTTTTTAATAATCCGCATCACCGCTTCTTTACAAGCTTCTTCTGGCGGATAGCCCTGACGCATCAATTCAACGACAAGGAAACTGCCCACGTTACGGATCACTTCTTCTCCGACACCAGTCGAAGTAGCTCCGCCAACTTCATTATCGACATATAAGCCCGCACCAATAATAGGGCTATCACCTACACGGCCATGTAATTTAAAGGCCATTCCACTAGTGGTACATGCGCCTGATAAATTGCCATTGGCATCAAGGGCAAGCATTCCTATGGTATCATGGTTATATTGGTTTCCTGGTAACCTGGTTGGTGATGCTTTATCGTATAGTTTGTTTTCAATGTTCATGATCGGCTCATACTTTGCAGTTTTAAGCCATTCTTTCCACGCTTTTTCACTTTCTGGTGTCAATAGGTTTATTTTTTTGAAACCATTTTCTAATGCAAATTGCAAAGCACCATCGCCAGCAAGCATCACATGCGGTGTTTTTTCCATCACCTGCCTGGCTACAGAGATAGGATGCATGATATGTTCCAGGGCAGCTACAGAACCGCAGTTACCCAACTCGTCCATAATACAGGCATCTAAAGTTACTTTTCCATCTCTGTCTGGTAAGCCACCATATCCTACACTTTGGTTTTTAGGGTCTGCTTCGGGAACTTGCACGCCTTTTTCTACAGCATCAAGTGCGCGGCCGCCAGTTGACAATACATCCCATGCTGCATGGTTAGCGGCAATCCCAAAATCCCAGGTGGAAAT is a window encoding:
- a CDS encoding N(4)-(beta-N-acetylglucosaminyl)-L-asparaginase; this translates as MFDRRKFIKCSALSASLLAIDKSGMANILPPSAVAAAGKPIVISTWDFGIAANHAAWDVLSTGGRALDAVEKGVQVPEADPKNQSVGYGGLPDRDGKVTLDACIMDELGNCGSVAALEHIMHPISVARQVMEKTPHVMLAGDGALQFALENGFKKINLLTPESEKAWKEWLKTAKYEPIMNIENKLYDKASPTRLPGNQYNHDTIGMLALDANGNLSGACTTSGMAFKLHGRVGDSPIIGAGLYVDNEVGGATSTGVGEEVIRNVGSFLVVELMRQGYPPEEACKEAVMRIIKKKPAKAKEIQVGFLALNKKGQYGAYAIQKGFSFAVCNAENKDLLIPGKSYY